Proteins co-encoded in one Malus domestica chromosome 09, GDT2T_hap1 genomic window:
- the LOC103411638 gene encoding acid phosphatase 1-like, producing MQRSLHSPKSSHTMERLPGVLLFFLVIFFSTTQAYEPLINHQIHLLRPKSGAGGSSVPGLSCLSWRLAVEVGNIINWKTVPAQCGSYVGHYMLGHQYRKDSKLITDVAWLYAKSLNLKKDGKNVWVFDIDETTLSNLPYFARQGFGTKAFNITAFNEWVLEGRAPALPESLQLYKKLLKLGVKVVFITGREEDQRSVTITNLRNVGYRTWEKLVLKGSAYSGKTSYEFKSAERAKLEKSGFRIIGNMGDQWSDILGASAGNRTFKLPDPLYYVS from the exons ATGCAACGAAGTCTCCACTCACCAAAGTCCTCACATACCATGGAAAGATTGCCAGGAGTATTACTCTTCTTTCTTGTCATATTTTTCTCAACAACTCAAGCTTATGAGCCACTTATAAACCACCAAATCCATCTCCTCAGGCCGAAATCCGGGGCGGGTGGCAGCAGCGTTCCCGGCCTGTCTTGTCTGAGTTGGCGTTTGGCGGTGGAAGTTGGGAACATTATCAACTGGAAGACTGTTCCGGCACAATGTGGAAGCTACGTTGGGCACTACATGCTTGGGCACCAGTACAGGAAGGACTCAAAATTGATCACTGATGTGGCTTGGCTCTATGCCAAGAGCCTCAATCTTAAAAAGGATGGCAAGAACGTTTGGGTCTTTGATATAGATGAAACCACGCTCTCTAATCTACCGTATTTTGCTCGTCAAGGATTCGG GACGAAGGCATTCAATATCACTGCATTCAATGAATGGGTGTTGGAAGGCAGAGCCCCAGCTTTGCCCGAGAGTCTTCAGCTGTACAAGAAATTGTTGAAACTTGGAGTCAAGGTCGTGTTCATAACAGGTAGAGAAGAAGATCAGAGAAGTGTCACAATCACCAATCTCAGAAATGTCGGATATCGCACTTGGGAGAAGCTTGTCTTAAA GGGATCAGCTTATTCTGGGAAGACATCGTACGAGTTTAAATCAGCAGAGAGGGCGAAGCTTGAGAAGAGTGGATTCAGAATAATTGGGAACATGGGTGATCAATGGAGCGATATATTGGGGGCAAGTGCCGGCAACCGGACCTTCAAGTTGCCTGATCCGCTCTACTACGTTAGTTGA